In Equus caballus isolate H_3958 breed thoroughbred chromosome 25, TB-T2T, whole genome shotgun sequence, one DNA window encodes the following:
- the LOC100051420 gene encoding alpha-1-acid glycoprotein 1 isoform X2: protein MLLPWALAVLSLLPLLDAQSLDCDKFRAAPLTDATLDRISGKWFYIASASRDPEYHETAKKLQAAYFHLTPNKREDTIQLREYSTIDNQCYYDFSILNVQRDKGTLSKQVLGKEYVGNVLLTKDPKTFMILYFPDDKENLGLSLYADTLDVTQEQMSEFHEAIGCIGIEKSKIVYIDQKKDQCGPLEKQHEEERKKKQEEA, encoded by the exons ATGCTGCTGCCCTGGGCCCTCGCCGTCCTGAGCCTCCTTCCTCTGCTGGACGCACAGAGCCTGGACTGTGACAAATTCAGGGCTGCACCTCTCACTGATGCCACCCTGGACCGT atctctggcaagtggttctaTATCGCATCAGCCTCCCGCGACCCTGAGTACCATGAGACAGCTAAGAAGCTCCAGGCGGCCTACTTCCACTTAACCCCCAACAAGAGGGAGGACACAATACAGCTCAGGGAGTACTCGACCAT TGACAACCAGTGCTACTATGACTTCAGCATCTTGAACGTCCAGCGGGACAAAGGGACCTTATCCAAACAAG TGCTGGGCAAAGAATATGTTGGCAACGTGTTGCTCACCAAGGACCCCAAGACCTTCATGATTCTCTACTTCCCGGATGATAAGGAGAACCTGGGGCTGTCCTTGTACG CGGACACACTGGATGTGACTCAGGAGCAAATGAGTGAGTTCCATGAAGCCATCGGGTGCATTGGCATTGAGAAGTCGAAAATTGTCTACATTGATCAGAAAAAG GATCAGTGTGGGCCGCTGGAGAAGCAgcatgaggaagaaaggaagaagaaacaggaggAGGCCTAG
- the LOC100051420 gene encoding alpha-1-acid glycoprotein 1 isoform X1: MLLPWALAVLSLLPLLDAQSLDCDKFRAAPLTDATLDRISGKWFYIASASRDPEYHETAKKLQAAYFHLTPNKREDTIQLREYSTIPSDNQCYYDFSILNVQRDKGTLSKQVLGKEYVGNVLLTKDPKTFMILYFPDDKENLGLSLYADTLDVTQEQMSEFHEAIGCIGIEKSKIVYIDQKKDQCGPLEKQHEEERKKKQEEA; the protein is encoded by the exons ATGCTGCTGCCCTGGGCCCTCGCCGTCCTGAGCCTCCTTCCTCTGCTGGACGCACAGAGCCTGGACTGTGACAAATTCAGGGCTGCACCTCTCACTGATGCCACCCTGGACCGT atctctggcaagtggttctaTATCGCATCAGCCTCCCGCGACCCTGAGTACCATGAGACAGCTAAGAAGCTCCAGGCGGCCTACTTCCACTTAACCCCCAACAAGAGGGAGGACACAATACAGCTCAGGGAGTACTCGACCAT CCCTAGTGACAACCAGTGCTACTATGACTTCAGCATCTTGAACGTCCAGCGGGACAAAGGGACCTTATCCAAACAAG TGCTGGGCAAAGAATATGTTGGCAACGTGTTGCTCACCAAGGACCCCAAGACCTTCATGATTCTCTACTTCCCGGATGATAAGGAGAACCTGGGGCTGTCCTTGTACG CGGACACACTGGATGTGACTCAGGAGCAAATGAGTGAGTTCCATGAAGCCATCGGGTGCATTGGCATTGAGAAGTCGAAAATTGTCTACATTGATCAGAAAAAG GATCAGTGTGGGCCGCTGGAGAAGCAgcatgaggaagaaaggaagaagaaacaggaggAGGCCTAG